A region of the Mytilus galloprovincialis chromosome 1, xbMytGall1.hap1.1, whole genome shotgun sequence genome:
GTTTATATATTAAACCTTAAAAGGGCTTGAGAACATAAGGATCCaccgttctttttttttttccagaatcaacaattatgtttaaatatttaaaagtatattaATAAACAGATAAACTTTTGATTGTATATATTCctttataaattttgtgtttgGCGCACGCTTTATTTTAATGGGTttacatatttgtcttttttaacttcaTTTTCATATATAGCAAGCAAGCAATAATGCTACATCATATATATTCTTTAGTTCTATGAGTTCATTGCCAATCTTTACACAgtgaaaaaatgcaaaatttgagGGCTTTTGTAattcaaatttgtgtttaaaatatttgtccAGTTTTCATAACATGACTTATTCATGCAATTCATTAATATGAATTTCTAGGAATTTGGTTTCACATTCATTGCACTTAAAGAGCGACAAGGAAAGTTCTATCATGCTTAATCAGCATAAGGTAATATGTCTTTCGAATGAGAAAATCATCAAAAgcaatgtggttttttttttattttattttcagaggTATATTTGTTTTCCTATTATATATAAGCTCTTGTCTCCTTGATTTTCATTCCTTTACGATAGAATCAAGACCAAACACATAGGGTAAAATTAATATACTATTCGACAAACCTCAGTTTTATGAACACGCTTACATCCAAATCGTAAAATTATAACCAAATATTGATTTCCTTTGACACCAAcatgaaataataaaatcaaaatatctataaaaaaaaaagctagcgaacgatttttttttacagttgcaAGAATTGATTCGAATCAAACAAAATGTTAGTGTCCAATTGTGTCTTATATAGCATACGTCAGCTAGAATACCAATAATATTAAAGATGTAAACACACATTATTTAATAAGATTTTATCTTATCATAACTTAAGAtcttttacaataaataaatgaataaaacaacaaCTGAAGCACTACATAACTTCTTTGTTTTAGTCGTATAAAGAGGTTAAAACTATACATATATGTTTATGGTTTTAATGTACTGaattaaatgttcaaaacaaCTTTTAATGCGCTGCCGAAGTAAAAAAACAATGTCGACAATTAAAGGAAttaaatttctatttatattgtACGGCTAAAGATTAACACAGACCTTGCTTTTAACTTTAAATTTCGAAATGGTCATAAAGCAGTATGGTGCAGGTAAATTCTTTATTTTGACTTTGCCAGCTAGCGCaagataaaatcacaaaaataacaaaatccgAGAAAAACTCAGAATGGAAATTTCCTTACCAAATAGCAAGATCAAAACCttaaacacaccaaacaaatggataactactttcatattcctgaccttATACTAGTATTCATCTAATATTTGTGCCATTTTCACATTTCGTGAGTAGTGGGAGAAAAATATTTGTCCTCACTTGTGAAGTATCTGTTCTTAGCAAGTGATTGGTCGAAATCTAATTATGACGTTATCTTTAATTGGTTTCTTctaaatttttcaaatataagtCTGTTTCGAGAAAATGTTTGTTGGTAGTTTTGCATGAACTAACATATATGCCCTGTTATAAGTGTTGCCTTATATTTGAAACAACAATAGTTTGATATATTACTTAAATGTTGAATAAACATCTAAACACCTTTGCCATGTTTTCTTATAAAATAATAGCTCAACTATTATCTGCAAGAAATtgtattatgatttaaaattagaTTAATGCAATGCATTGAAGAACAAAATACAATGGTTCTGTTAATTGTCTACATGAAGTATTTATCTGATAGTATTCTGACAAGCTTAGCTAAAATTCAAATGCATGCAATATCACTTTGAAAAACACTTCTGGTGAATAAAAATTCTCTAAAAACGAAGTGTAATTGGAAATTTGAAATGTGAAAAACAAAGGACTTTTTATAGCATACATCACTAAATACTTTTAGTAGTTCACATATCTCTTAAGCATGCAGATGGCCtgtacttttttgttttatatgaatCAAACCTAAAAAAACAAGACTTTTTATTTCGTACGCCAGACGCCAGACGCATACAAGACTTTAAGTTACGTTCAattcagaaaaaagaaaaagcaaaaaGTGAATAAAGCTATTTGTATTTAAACACACCATTAGTTTTTATTCCAGTATAAATCATTTTGATAATAtctcaaatttaacaaaattatctCAAATGCTTTTTTATGCAAACACTTGATTCTTGTAGGGATTGTGGCACTTCATTCTGTACTACTTGGTTTAACATTACCTTACGTTTGTATTAGGTTTTGGCAATTTTCTTTGATAAGCCTCGAGTATCACTAATGCAATTTTTCGTTTGTTGGAAAGGCTGTCTAGTGCAATGATATTGTTTCTGGTAATGTTCTAACATTTCGTCATGTCGAGGCCTTTTGAAGCTAAACGGTGCGAGTAAGTTTATATAGTTAACCTCAATCAATTGCCATTGGTTGTTTTTGTACCATTTTCCGAGACGCCGATTTCAAACCAGGACATTGAAAAAATGCAGATTTAATCTGCTGGTCAAAATTCCGGAAGAAACAAATTAACGAAAGTATATCATTACTATCATTTTGCAGTTATTTTTATGTGCAGGGTGACACGAGCCGTACAACTTATCATATATAAGGATGAACACGCGACAGCAATAGTCATGATGAATTGAAACTTTCGAAAATCGTAATTTTATTGGAAAACACTTCAATGATTTCTGGATCTATTGGCGAGACAGGATGTGAAAATACGGACCGTTAAACAAGAAATggcttataaaatataaattaaaaaaattcttggTATTCACAATATCAACTGTGAAGGCTTTCTAAATTCAATATTAATGCACAATAaatgtcatatttgaaaaattcaaggAGACCTATATGTAATCTAAACATCAATTGTgtattgctacctcagtttttttaatttttttatcactCAGGTTAATTTCAAAGGAGCTATTTTGATAGGGATACTTGTATAACCCCTTGACATCGCATTGTTGATATTAAAAGAAATGGAAACCCATAAAAATACCAAATGGACGATTTGAACTAAGTAAATTGTTAACACTAAAGGTAAAAAGACAAAGGCAACAAAAGGCTAatataagaaaattttaaacattgtatGCGCAAAGCAAGGACTGGAACACTTAAAAAATAGATAACAACGGACGCAACTAACTGATCAGATGTGATAGGCGTTGGTTTTTGTTAGACTGTAGTGTGTCTTTTCCTTTTTCCCTCTTATAGATGATATGATTCTCTGGAATTTGATTTGTACCCTGAATTGCTTTTCTCAGGCGACTTTTGACTTTTTGAACACTGGTTTCCAACTGTTGCCTACGGGTTCTTAAATGGGACATGCACATTCATAAAGCGTTACAACAAGATACAACACACAACGTCACAAACAAGATAGAGCATAACGAATCACATCAAAACTCAAAACTTGACGACTTTAGTTTAACAGCCTAAACTACTACAGAATATGAGATTATTCAGATTTAAGTTTAGTCAGACTGAGCACTGATTTTTGTGTGGAATATTATAGCCATTGTTTGTATAAATTCAGATCTCAGGAAATTgtcactcatgccacatcttcttataccttGTTATTTATTGTTACATGTTCAAATATATtcgttttttgtacaaaatggtTATCATAAAACATTAAGgcaatcattatattttttaatgaatcaaGCTTGGCGATGTTTTATTGTGTCATTGATTGTTTATGCAACATATGTGGTCTATATATTAAGAACGAGTTAAACTTAACTTGTGAATCCAGCATTGTTGAACTTGTGAATCCGGCATTGTTGAACTTGTGAATCCGGCATTGTTGAACTTGTGAATCCGGCATTGTTGCATTTGTGAATCCGGCATTTTTGCACTTTTCagagtgtgttaatttacgtgttatgattgagttaagccttccaattgatattttattgtgtgtttttctatgttggaATGTTAttctattgtttcagaaaaagggagaaggtttggtaccattaaaacgtttaatcccgctgcaaatgtttgcacatgTTCAGTcaagaatctgatgtacagtagatGTCGTTTGCTTATGTAACTTTGACTTGTCTCTCGTTTCtcattttgatatagattagaccgttggttttccagtttgactGGTATTAAACTAGTAATTGTTGGGCCCTTggtagctttttgttcggtgtgagccaaggctccatgttgaaagCTGTACATTGACcaacaatggtttacttttattaattgttatttgaatggagagttgtctcattggcactcacaccacatcgtcctatatatATTGATCTGACTTTGGTCTGGTTGTTTTCTCTTTAACAAATACCCCATTCCCGTTATCAATTTTATGGAAACAATTGCAATAATTACTCTCATAACTGTAATCGGTGAAATGTACTGGTGGACGTAACGGAATATAAGTGAAAACAGTGATACATAGCAATACAACAACAAGCATGAACAAACAATATGGGTCAAATTGTTTCAAAACGAGGTTCACCTTATTTAGTATTAGAGTCTTCTTGTTCTATAATGAAGATCAACCAATTTATATTGAGGGTCAACTTATTTTAGAAAGATTTAACTTGTTTAACGATCATTTTTCCAAGTTTGATAATAAGGGCCTCTTTGTATCATAACAATGGTCAAGTTATTTTACAATCAGGGCGAGCTTGTTTTAGAATAAGAGTCAACTTGTTTAATATTTAGATACAACACTTGTTATATAATGAGAGTAAATTAGTTTTATTATGAGAGTAAACTTGTTTTATTATGAGAATCAACTTGCTttataatgaaaagtaaaattaccaaaaaaattaACTCCGAACGGCGAGTCTATAATCAAAATCGAAATCGAATGATAAAACGCATCaatcgaatggacaacaactattaTAATCCTAACTAGATACAGGCTTTTTAAATGtggaaaatggtagattgaacttatttgacagtcgcatcaaactcTATAATATCTACAACGATgggtgaacaaaacagacagaaAAGGTAAACTTGTGAAAACAGGGGTACAACAGTCTTTACTGTGTAACAATGTcaattacaacaaaaacaaacaaacactatTAAGCACGAAAAGCATGTGTGTCAACTTGTTTTATAATTAGAGTAAAGTTGTTTTATATTGAAGGTTTACTTATTTTAGAACAAGGGTCAACTTATTTTATAATTAGgaaaaatttgtgttaaaattagTGTCAAATTATTATTTAGTTGggatacaaaagagggacgaaagataccagatggatagtcaaactcataaatcgaaatttaACTGACAActcaatggctaaaaatgaaaaagacaaacagacaaacaatagtacacatgacacaacatagaaaactaaagaataagcaacatgaaccctagcaaaaactaagggtgatcgtaggtgctccggaagtgtatgcagatcctgctcaacatgtggcacccgtggtGTTGCTTACGTGatgacaaatccggtaaatagtctgattcggtaggtcacatttaggAAAGAGaaggtattgtagttacgacgtaaggagcatatcagatatcatttgtgaaacggttattcaatagaggtcaaccaactcgtgatggcgcccgtaaatttacaaagggatgattccaacttcaccattttgaactcttggtttaatagcttccttgtgagcagcaaatgTCACATTGGCAAAATTAATGATTTAAAAGCTCGATGTCGAGTTGACTAATGAGTTGAATTTACTTTGTTTTATCCGTTTGACGTGTTACGGTCCGTTTAAATTGTGTAGTTGTGCTAtgtgtgtattcttgtctttcatttgtgCATATATGATACTTTTCCTACGCCCTTTTTTCAAtactgacatatttttttaacattttgttataaacaCACTCTTGACTGATGTCCTtacttttgacattttacctattatgtctgtttgtgttgtacaAACAAATGTTTTCAGTATCATCGAATTTTCTGCAACTATCATTCAAGTAGAggtctagctagctataaattcaggattaatttacaattttctatataaaaaaatgtctgtatGTAGTGAGGAAATTGACAGTTTTCCCCCATTCgttggatgtgtttgagctttcaattttgccatttgtttatgGACTTCCCGTTCAGATTTTCCacggacttttttttaaattttaaatttgttattataCGTTTTATCTAAGTTTATACTTCTATCAATATGAAGATTGTTGAGCTGAACCAAAAGTTTGTTCAAATCGAGTCTATATTataaaaagagaagatgtggtatgattgccaatgagacagaaattaacaacaactataggtcaccgtacggccttcaacaatgatcaaaacacataccgcatagtcagctattgattgccccgaaatgacaatgtagaTCAATCGACAACGTTGTCAGTGAAGGTTCCTTCATCTTTTGTACATGAAAAATATTTGTTCATATTGTTAATTCATCAGAGAAAGTTATACTAGAGGCCAAACATTTCATTTGAACATGTTCATCTTGAGTAATGATGAGATAGAAATAGCTCGTCTGTGTATGCAATGAATTAATTAAAACTCATCAAAACATATACAACTGAATAAatttattaagatatatttaatatgaatttgaaaGTTAACATTTACGCAAAGtgtcaaaataaactaaaaaagaaACAACATGCACCAATGCTCTTAAACACCcaaacacacaataaaaaaatGCGACTAAAGATAACCAAACAACACCTTGTTAAATCCACACACAATGAAAACTTTAATTGCAGAATCATTAACTGCCAAATACATGTTCTTTGTTTTGActcaaaataaaatgtattaaattacATAACGTACTAAAGAAACAATTAGCAATGCATGGACTCGTTATAATGTATCAAGTGCATAGGAATTTAAGAAAAGACGCCAAATAGTTAAAAATTCGGTTGGTCTCTTAGGCATTTGTATGGAAAATGAACTGATGAGAACATAAATATAAAGGAATAACGTGAAACCGTATAATGCTATATGTTAAAGGGATTGTAAATCATCGATATTTCAATGTATGTATTTGTGCAGTATCAATCAACCAAAGGAATCTTCGTGAGCATATTTTGACATAATGACTCcactttgataaatgttttaaacaaaatcaatattatgtCCCGTGAAATTTAAAGTACCTTGCGGTTAATGAAAAATATTACTGAtggttgtttttttctataaaacattGCCTCGATATCCTTGCACTCAAAGTATACAAAATTGATAGTTCTGACAACATACATTTCTAAAAAATCTTCCTCTATTTCTCTACAACCTAAacgtaaaaaagaagatgtggtacgattatcaatgagacaactctccacaagagaccaaaattacgcAAAAAGTAACAGTTATGGGTTACCGCACGGCCATACCGCTATGTAAAGTgtagaacaattaaaaaaaataaaatttaatgacCTTATTTATCTAACAAAATGATAGACTTTGTGTGAATGTAGTTTCAAACACaattaaattaacacattttttctaTGTGTAGATACAATCATATTCCGTCAAACAGTATGTAACTCTAGTGCCAAATAATTCACAACTAGTATGAAAAAATTTGTATGTCATGCTAACTATAACAACGCTTTATCAATATGTTCGGTAACATTAATACACACAATATCTCATATGTCAAACTTTCAtgttcaaaataattatttttcaccggtcattATAACATGCTCAGGATCACCAAATACCCTCAAAGTATCATGTTCTCATGTTTTGACCTAACCGAGGAACGTAATACCTCACATTGTCATTTTTATCTTCTAAAATATATTCATTGTCACGCATCTGCTGATCTTGAAGACGCTtgttcttctttttctttctacGCCATCGTCTTCTACGCTGTTCTTCGTCATCATAGGTGCAAGTTGTATCAGAATATATGGTTTCACTTGCTAGTTGTCTTTCATCACTGTAAGAAGATGATGTAATGAGTTCTATGATACCATTGAGTTGATATGAGACTGaacaataatttgtaaaaatatgttataataaacaaaacaacataacATAACACTAATCCATATTTTACATGTGTAGAATAAACGAAGGATGATGATGTCAGTGGAGGCAAGATTTTCGTGAATAATGCATTGTGTAGTAAATAAAACAcctttgtttaaaacaaattatatcagTGACTAAGAATTAAAGTTATACTTACGGTTGTTTGAAATCTTCAGGCTGAAGGACCTCAAACTTGTTAATCTCAAAGTCAAAAGACTTTTCAGAGTATCGActagaaaatataaaattcaaaatcaattaaCAAACTTGTATTGACTAGGAATCAGATGTTAGGACTGTCAATTATCATTGTATTCCTACCGAAAGTCATGTGCAAAAAAGATACTAAGGTCAAACTATGAAAATATGCTAAAGTTGTCATACTAAAGAATAATATCTGAAGGTCAGACAAAGAAAGAGTGCTAATGCAATTGTTTGCCAAGAAAGGATGCATACTCAAGGTGAAGCAGATAAACGATGCTCACGATGAAAACACACAAAGTTATGATTCAATGCTTGGATTTTGCTATACTTTTCGTCCGTTTTATGTTCTTCATCTTTTTATAAGCTTTCGATTTTCCAATACACTGGCCTTGGACATcgctgaagagacatttattgatGAAGGTGAAGGAtgattggtaccgttaatgttataactAAGTGCAGGTTCAATTCTCACACCCGATTAAATGGGCATTAACTGTGAACTACTTATTGCGAACTTGTTTCTGTTCAATGacgagttacaatttatgacaaaattcaGCAAATACCCATCgtaacaacatctgatacaaacatttaatttagtcctggtttctatgatgagtttatctaatacattgttatatACTTAGATGATACATTGGCACTCAATAAACGAAGACTTTAGTATGTACGCTAAAGAGAATTCggacaaattgacttaaaataaAGCTAATAATAGCAATGAACACTCCCCTTTTCCTGGATCATGatatttatatctgtaaattttttaaatacttcgtctatattgcaattttgtgcttctttgattCATATTTGTTAGTCGTTGTTTAGTGATTAGCATTAAAACACAATATTTACTAATGTAACCTTTTCTCTTTGACATGTTTAACCATAATGTTAGAGTGTCTTGTtcataaatcgttgtcaatataatagaatttgatgcagCTGTCATACTAGTGAAAGGtgtatctagctataaaaccaggttcacatttttacataagaaaagtcaggaatatgacagttgttatgaaattcgtttgaggtgtttgtgcttttgattttgccatttgattacggaccttccgttttgattttttccaagagttcagtatttttgtggtatTACTTTTTAATTGAAAGCTTAATACCAACATTTACGATGAaggagatgatttttcatttcctattgcaAGTTATCCATTTAAAGATTGTGACTTTCTTTTTATGAAGTTTGTTCGTGTATGTTACAACGGAATAAATCTCTGTACTACTAAAAAAGACCTTACAACGGGGTCCTctatatcacaaactggtcaaatcATTCACTTaatgttatcatcggtacaaggaacTCTTGTAAATATGAATCAATAATCAGATATTTTATACGTTCAAGTATTTGAAATCCAATATTTTatagtaatattctttacaaagcaaaaACATGCTAGCTTA
Encoded here:
- the LOC143067014 gene encoding uncharacterized protein LOC143067014; translation: MHREEPYGTIDSKKNKKKKRAKHRRNSNVYSRYSEKSFDFEINKFEVLQPEDFKQPDERQLASETIYSDTTCTYDDEEQRRRRWRRKKKKNKRLQDQQMRDNEYILEDKNDNVRYYVPRLGQNMRT